CTTGCAAATTTTCATCATTTACATTTGTATGTGGACGCGAAAGTAAAGTTTGGATTTGAAGCTTACTTAAATCATAATCTTTTAAATTTTCAATTGCAATCCTAAGCTCATTTTGCCCTTCATTGATATAATAAACTTGATTTTTCTTATGCATAAAGCTTTCTTTGTCTTTAATGCTTAGCTTAAAATTTTCATCAAAAGTCTTTTGTCTGTTTTGAATTTCATTATAATTTAACTCTACATTTTGATAAGAATCAAAATAAAAATTATCTTCATACACAGGAGCCTTGCTTGCAATAAAAATCGTAACAATACAAGCTATAACAATAAGCCCCAAAGAAATCAAAATACCATAAGGCCAAAATGTTTTCTTATTTTCCATTTTTATTTTCTCCTTTTGATTTTTCTTTGAACTAGCATTAAAATTGCAACACATAAAAATCCATAGATTAAAATTCTCATGATATTTAAAGTATCACGATTTGAATTTCCATAAAAAGGTTTTATATTAAAATAATTTGCTACTTGATCGGCTATATCTGCATAACCATTTAAAATAGCTGCATTATAAATATCTTTTTGTTTAGGATTTGCAAGTATAGGTAAAATTGTTCCTTTTTCAGGATAAGGACTCAAAACACCTTCTTTATCAAAAAAAGCCAAAGCATCATCGCTTGCAAGTATATCTACCTTATGTGAAGCTTTAGAAAATACAAGTAAAATATATGGCTTACTTAAATTAGCTTCATAATTTTTTAAACTTTCAAAATCTTTTTTATCACTTAATGCTAAAGCGATATTTACTCCAGTTAATTCATAAATTTGTCCAGAACTTGTAGTGATATTTTGTTCTATCGCAGTGTTTAAGATATTATCATTTAATAATATTTCAGCATGTAAAAAATTAGCAAAACAAATAAAAATGGCGGCTAAAAAACCGCCTTTAAATATATTTTTCATCCTATAAAAAGATGATTTGCAGTTAAAACCGACCAAGCAGTGATTCCAGCCGCTACAACTAAACCGGCTATGATTAAATATTCAAGAACTTTTGCCATAATCATTCCTTTATAATGATATGTTCTTCTCTTTTAGAGTCAAACATTTTAATTTGTTCTGCATTTTCTATTTTATAAGGTTTTTGCATAACATCTTGTTGTGTTTTTAGACCCAAAATAGTTAATCCTGCTAAAATCGATAATAATAAAATAGTTGCTATTAACATTCCGCTAACGCCTGAAAGTGAAAATACACATCTGTTTGAATTTTCCATTATTCGCCCCTTGAAAGAGAAATCACATATTCGCCAACTGCTTCTTTTTGAAGCTCATTTAACAAGCCATTGTTAAAATGAGGCATTACACCTATACTACCTGCTTTACCACGATTTAAAACATCTACTACAAATTCTGCACTACCATATTTTGTTAAATCTGGAGCCACTAATTGACCATCAATAGTTCCTTTTCCATCTTCACCATGACATACTGTACAAGTGACAAATAATTCTTTTCCTTTTGCTACAAGTTGAGGATTTTCAGTTTTTTTAATTGCTGAAATTTCAGAAGCAACATAAGCAGCAATTGCAGGAATATCAGCTTCATCTATACCATTATCTGCTGCACTTAACATCTCACCCATAGGATAATTTAAGCCCTTAGAACCTTTAGTAATTACTTCTATAAGTCCCTCTTCTGAACCCCAAACATTAAGATTTTGAGCTTTTCCATTGATACCATCACCTGTAATACCATGACAAGAAGAGCATTGAACTAAAAAGATATTTTTACCCATTTCTTGCTTATCTTCATTGCTTAAATTTGCAAATTTTTGTGCAAATTTCTCATTATGCGCTTGTACTTCTTTATTATATTGACCAATTTGAGAATAACTATTTAAAGGATACCCCCAAAGAAAATACCATATACACCATACTATAGCTAAGAAAAATACCACAGCCCAGCCAAGTGGTATAGGATTTTTATATTCACCTATACCATCCCAACTATGTTCACTTAGCTCACCCTGACTTTTTTCTTCTTTCATACTTTTAAACAATTTTCCTACCACAACAAGCGTAATCAATATGATAAGAATTGCTCCAATAAAAGATAATAAATTAACATTATCTTGTAAGTTCAACCATTGCATTAAGCACTCCTTTTATTTTGCTCTAAAACACGATCGCCAATTTCATCATGTAATGCTAAATCAGCATATTTTTCATAGTTTCTTCTACCTGTTTTTTCAGATCTATACAAATGAAACCAATAAGAATACAAAACTACCACTAAGAATACTACAAGGGCAAAAAAGCCATAAGCTTGCAACTCTCTTATTAGTTCTAAATCCATAATTTTTCCTATTTCAAGCTATTAAGATACGCAATCAAAGCGACAATTTCTCTAATTTCACCTCTAGCAAACGCATCTTTAACATCTTGATTTTTCATTTGATCTACTATAACTTGGGCTTCTGCTTTAACTTCTGCTTGAGCTTCTTCCCAAGTACCAAGTTTTGTACCATTTTCAACATCATAAGGAACATTGAAAACTTTTTTTACAGTTAGTGCCTCTGCATAAGCTGTTTCTATATTTGCATTATTGCTAAACATATGTTTGTAAGCTGGCATAATAGAACCAGGAACAACTGAAACTGGATCCCACATGTGATTTTCATGCCAATCTGTAGTTCTAAAATTACCTATACGCAATAAATCAGGTCCAGTTCTTTTTGAACCCCATAAAAATGGTCTATCATAAGCATATTCACCGCTAACTGAATACATACCATAACGATCTGTTTCTGATTTAAAAGGACGAATAAGTTGTGAATGACATGCATTGCAACTTTCTTTAATATAAGCATGGCGTCCTGCAAGTTGTAAAACCGTATAAGGCTTTTTACCTTCAATTGGTCTTGCATTTTGAGCAAAATCAGGTAAAACTTCCACAATACCTGCATATGCGATCACTATAAATACTGCCACAGCAAAAAAGAATGGATTTTTTTCTAACCAACTAAACATATTTTTCCTCCTTATGCTGCCATAGGTGAAGCACTTTTTGGCTCTTTATCAAGCACTCTACCCACTGAAATTGATTTATAAATATTATAAACAAACATGAAAAATCCTACTAAGTACAACAAGCCACCTACAGCTCTAATCCAATAATAAGGAATAATAGCTTCAACGGTATCAATGAAAGTATAAAGTAAGTTACCATACTCATCTGTAGCTCTCCACATCATACCCTGAGTAATACCTGCTATCCACATAGAACTAAAGTACAATACTATACCTGTAGTTTGGATCCAAAATTGAGCTTCCATTAGCGATTTACTATATAATTCTCTTTTAAACATTCTAGGCACCATGTGATAAAGCGCAGCCATAGTCATAAAGCCAACCCAACCTAAAGTACCATCATGAACATGTCCTGGAATCCAATCTGTAAAGTGTGCTAATGCATTAACTGATTTAATAGAAAGAATAGGACCTTCCAAAGTTGAGAACATATAGAAAGTTGAAGCTAAAATCATAAATTTGATTAATGGGCTTTCTCTTAATTGACTCCACTCACCTTTCATAGTAAGTAAGATATTAATTGCTGAACCCCAAGAAGGTAAAATAAGAACAATTGAAAAAACTGAACCCATAGTTTGCATCCAATCAGGCACTGTAGAATAAATCAAGTGGTGTCCACCTGCCCATAAATAAACAAACATTAAGCCCCAAAATGCAAATAAAGATAATTTGTATGAGAAAATTGGTTGTCCACTTTCTTTTGGTAGAAAATAATAAATTTGAGCGATAATACCAACAGTGAATACAAATGCAACTGCATTGTGTCCATACCACCATTGAACTAATGCATCGTTTGTCCCTGCATACATAGAAACACTATGCCACCAATCACCCATTCCACTCACAAAATAAGTAGGCACAGCCATATTGTTAAATAAATAAAGCATTGCTATACCTAGGAAAGTAGCTATATAATACCAAAGTGAAACATATAAAGTTTTTTCACGGCGAATTCCAATAAGCCCAAAAATACTTACACCCCATAAAACCCAAACTAAAACTACCAATATATCAAGTGGCCATTCAAGCTCTGCGTATTCCTTTGAAGTGCTAACACCTGCAAACAAAGTAATAACAGCTATAATCATAGTGATCATGTAAAGCCAAAAATGCAATTTACCAATGAACATTAAAAAGCTTGATTCTGCCATACTAACTTTTAGCACACGCTGACCAATATAATACCAAGTAGCCCAAATTCCTGAGAGCATAAAACCAAAAATTACACCTGAAGTGTGCAATGGTCTAAGTCTTGAAAAAGTACCATACTCACCGGCTAAATAATTTAAATCTGGATAAGCCATCTGAAAGGCAATAAGCGTTCCAATAGCCATACCAATAACACCAAACAATAAGGTAGCAAACATAAAATATTTAGCAACCGTATAGTCATAGTTTAATGCATTTCCTGGGTGCATTTCCTCTCCTTAAGTTTTTTTCTGCAATTATGCGATCTTTATATTATACGATACTTAATATCTTTTTTAGCTTAAACTATGTCTAATTATTTATTATTTATTAATAAATTATCGCGTAAAAACAAAGCCTATATAAGAAAAATACACACCATAACAAAAAATTAAAATATAGGAAATTAAACTAGCTATTTTTTGAAATTTTTCATTTAATGTTTTAGAAAAATACGCAAGAAATATCAATGCTGGTAAAGTTGAAAAACCAAAAACAAGCATAATTAAAGCCGATAAATACACACTTTGCACACTCATTCCAAAGGCTATATAAAAATACACCAAACCACAAGGCACAAAGCCATTTAAAAATCCTAAAAAAAGAGTACTCTTGAAAGATTTTTGTTGAATCAATCTAGAGATGTTTTTTTTAATTACGCATTCAAAAAATAAAGAATTTTCAAAAAAACTTAGAAATTTTCCTTTAAAAATCAAAGCAAGTGCTAATGTTATCATAAAAATTCCAATTATAAAAAACATTATGCCTTTTGAAAATTCACTAAATGAAAGCAAACTTCCAAAAACTCCAAAAAATATACCCAAGCAAACATAAGCAAAAATTCGAGATAGATGATATGAGAAAATTAAAAGAAAAAAAGGGAGTTTAATTTGCTTTGAAAGCTGAGTATAAGCTAAAACAAAACCTCCGCACATTCCATAACAATGCCCAAAACTAGAAAGAAAAGCTATACTTGCTAAAGCAATAAAATCTAAACTCACAAAAGCTCTAAAAATTCTTTAAAAATATACTTGCTCTCATGTGGTCCTGAAGAACTTTCTGGGTGATGTTGCACCGATATAATAGGATAATTTTTATATCTCACACCCTCTACATTATCACCAAACAAATTTCTATGAGTAATAGTTGCAACCTCTGCTATTTCTTCAGGAATATTATAATTATGATTTTGTGCTGTAATTTCTACTGTGTTATTAGTAAGGTTAATAACAGGATGATTTGCTCCATGTTGGCCGAATTTCATTTTATAAGTTTCATAACCAAAAGCATTACTTAAAAGTTGATGTCCCAAACAAATACCAAGCATAGGAATTTTAGCTTCTGCTAGTTTTTTAATCTCTGCGATTTCATCTTTTAAAATTTTTGGCTCACCTGGTCCATTGGATAAAAATACACCATGAATTTTACCTTTTTGATATAAATCAATCAAATCTTTTGCCTTGGTATTATAAGGAAAAACCTCCACCTCAAGTCCAACACTTACAAGCTCATTTAAAATATTTTCTTTTACACCATAATCAATCACAGCTACTTTTTTACCATTTGCTTTTACATTCTCATAAGCTTTGTTGCTATGATCCCAAGCACCTTTACTATGTTTATAAGAGCTTTTAGTGCTAACCTGTGCTACATAATTTACCTCATCAATTTTAGCACTAGAAAGAAGCATTTTTTTAAGCTCTTCTTTGTCCTTAATTTCAGTAGATATTACCGCTCTCAAATTTCCTTGATCTCTGATCATTTTAACTAAAAATCTAGTATCAATTTCACAAAGCCCTATTTTTTCATGCTTTTTCAAATAAGCACTTAAAGAATCATTGGCTCTAAAATTAGAATAATCTTCATTTAATTCTCTTATAATCATTCCGCTAGCAAATACATCTTTACTTTCATTATCTTCATCATTAATACCAACTATACCAATTTCTGGCATTGAAAATACTACAAACTGACCTGCATATGATGGATCAGAAATAATTTCTTGATAGCCTGTTAAAGAAGTATTAAAAACAAGCTCTCCAAAAAAAGTTCCACTTTGTCCAAAAGCCTTTGCGCTTAAAAAAACATCATTCTCTATATAAATATATGCTTTCATAAAAGTCCCTTTTTTCTAAGCTCTTCTTGATATAGCTTTTCAAATACCAATTCATATTCTTCAGAACCTGGAATAAGTTTTCTTTTATAATTTGAAATTTTTTCATAGACTAAATCTTCTAAATTTTCATACTCTTTTAAATAAGACATAATACTTGAAAAAATGAGATTTTTCACGCGATTTTCTGATACATTGTAGTTTATCAAATCTTCTTCCACTAAATTTTCTAAAATTTTATGAGAAAGATTATTGTATCTATCTTCACTATCAAGCATAAATTTAAACTCATTTGCTAGTTTTTTCTTAATCATCCAAAACATACTTTTTCTATCTATTTGCATAAACTCAATTTCATCTTCTTGGCTTTCTAAAATTTCTTTTGCTTTTTCATCAAGTTTACGCTCATTTAAAACATCTATTTCTATAATTTCTTTTGCTGTTTTTAAAAGTTTTTGACTATCATCTTTAATTTTAACAAAAGAAGAATGCATTAAATCAAGTATTATTTTATTTGCTATATAAGGTATATGAGCTGGTTTGATACGCATTTATTCACCTTTTTATTTTTATTTTGAAATAATACTAAAAAAAAGGTAAAAACTGCTTAAAACTTACTGCGAACTTGCATTTTGATCTAAATTTTTCAAAAGTAGTGTTAAATCGGAAGCTTTTTTTGGATCCATCTTGGCCATAATGGATGAAATTTTTCTAGGGTCTAGCGAAAGTAGAATTTTTGAAGCCTCATCCGGTTCCATTTCGCTTAATATACCTGCTACAGCCACATCTTTCATTTTAGCATAAATTTCTGTGATACGCCCCATAGTTTTATCATTAATAACTTGAAGATTTTGTTTAGTCGCTTCTAATATACGCTCATTTTGCTCTTTTAAACTTTTTATTTGCTCTAAACTTGCATTAACATCAGCTTCTTTTTGCTCCAAAGCTTGCATTTTTTCTTTTTGCAAAGCTTCAAAAGAAGCTCTATAAGCCTCTAAACTTTGTCTTGCTTCATCATATTCTCTAATTTGCTCTTGCATTTGCTCTTTTCTTGCTTCAAAATACTGCTCGCAATTTTGCTGTGCATTTACAAAATTTAAGAAAATCAATAAAAATATTATTTTTTTCATCATTTATCCTTATTAAAATGTCTTGTTATAGCAAGTTCATCTATAAATTTTTCTTCTTCTTTTTGTAAGGCTTTTTGGATTTTTTTTAATTCTTCATTTTCTAAAACCTTAATTTTTTCAAATTCCAAATGAGCCTTTTTGTATAAATGTTGATGATGTGCAAGTTCTTTTTTAGTTAGGTCTAATTTTTGTTTAATTCTTTGCTTACCCTCTCTTGCAATCTCTTGCATTTTTAAAGACGATCTTAACAAAGCCACCGAACCTTTATCAGCCAAAGTCAAGCTTTCGCATGTTTTTAAAGCTTCTTTAAATTCTTCTTCACACAACAAAAGCTTTTGTCTTGTTCTAGTCAAATTTGCCTCTGCTTTATCAAGCTGTTGTTTTCTAAGCTTAATCACAGAAGAATATTTGCTTTTCATAAAATGATGGTATCTTCTCTTTCAGGACTTGTGGAGATATAACCTACTCTAACGCCACTTAATTCTTCCAAACGCTTAATGTATTTTTTAGCATTTTCAGGTAGCAAATCATAATCTCTAATCCCTGCAACTTTATCCCAACCTTCCATTACTTCATAAATAGGCTTAGCGTTTTCTAAATCACAAGGTACATAGTCTATTTCTTGTCCTTTATATTCATATGCTTTACAGATTTTAACACTTTCAAAACCATCTAATACATCAAGTTTCATTAATGATAAAGTATCTAAGCCATTTAATCTTGCAGTATATCTTACCGCAACCGCATCAAACCAACCACATCTTCTTTTTCTACCTGTGCTTACTCCGATTTCTTTACCAATAAGTCCTATTTTTTCACCATCTTCACCTAAATCCTCACTTGGAAAAGCTCCATTTCCCACTCTTGTTGTGTAAGCTTTTACTATGCCTATAACTTTTCCAATTTCTTTTGGATTTAATCCCAAACCACTTAAAGCTCCAGCTGAAATAGTCGTTGAACTAGTTACATAAGGATAAGTTCCATGATCAATATCAAGCATAGAACCTTGCGCGCCTTCTAACAATACTTTTTTATCCTCATCTAAAGCTTTCCAAAGCATTCTTGTAGTATCTGTAATATATGGCGCTAGCACTTCTTTAAAGCGTTTTAAATCTTTTAAAATTTCATCATAACTAGGCATTGCAATACCTAAAACATCAAAATAAGTTTTTTTAAGTTCAAAATCTTTCATTAAATTTTCACAAAGTTTTTCAGGCTCTAGCAATTCCCCTACTCTATGTCCATTACGACTTATTTTATCTTCATAGCTTGGCCCTATGCCTTTGCCTGTTGTTCCTATAGCTTTATCGCCTTTAAGTCTTTCTCTTGCTTGATCAATCAAAGCATGATGATTTAAATTTAAATGAGCTCTATCGCTTATAAATAATCTTCCTTCTAAATTTTCAAATTGAGCCATTTCACTAATTAATACATCAGGATTAACTACAACTCCATTACCTATAACATTAATACATTGCTTATTTAAAACACCTGATGGCATTAAATGTAAAGCATATCTTATACCATCAACCCATATAGTGTGACCTGCATTATGTCCACCTGCGCTTCTGCAAACATAATCATAATTTTCACATAGTTTATCAACTATCTTACCCTTACCTTCATCACCCCATTGGATACCAACGACAATATCTGCTTTACTCATAAAAAAACTCCATTTTGACTTAAATTTGGCGAGAAGGTGAGAGAATCGAACTCCCCAAAAAGTAGTCAACTACCCTTTCATCTGATTTGAAGTCAGTGGCCATCACCAGATAAGCTAACCTTCCAAAAATGATATTATATCTTAATATTTTTAATTGAAACAAAAATTAAACATATGAAATTATAAGCGCGTAAAAATACTTTGAAATATTATATTTTTTAGTTATAATGTTTGTTTTTCAGTGTCAAGTTTTGACAATTACAATTTTTGGATATATCAATGCATTCTTTCAAACAATCTTTTTTTATAAATTTTTGGGATAATTCCAAAGGCATGATTATACTTGGAATTTTAAGTGCTATTTATTTTGGAATTTTTGGCAGTGTTTGGGCTGTTACAGGTGAAATGACACGCTGGGGTGGAGAAATTTTAGAATTTTTTGGTATGGATTTAAGCTCCTACACTTACTACCAAAAGCAAAATTTAAGTGGCAGTCCCTTAACAAGAATTGATGGTATCATGCTCATAGGTATGTTTATAGGATGCTTAGTAGCTGCATTTTTAGCAAATAAATTTAAATGGCGTTTGCCTGCTAGCAAAATTCGAATTTTTCAAGCTATTATAGGAGGAATTTTATCAGGCTTTGGTGCAAGACTTGCTTTTGGTTGTAATTTAGCAAATTTCTTTACAGGTTTACCTTATTTTTCTTTACATACTTGGGTTTTTACTTTATTTATGATTTTAGGAATTTATCTAGGTGTTAAGGTTTGCAATCTTGCCTTATTTAAGCCAAAAGCAAAGTTACAACGCGTTTGCAAAGAAAATCAAAAATTAAAAACACAAAATAAAATTTCAAAAATATATTTTTACATAGGACTTGGTGTATTTATAATTTTTATAATTTATGTTGTATTTATACTACAAAAACAAAATATTGATATTAAAAACAAAGAAAGTTTTTTTCCTTTAGCGTTAATATTTGGTTTTGTTTTTGGTTTTATCATTTCTAGGGCTCAAATTTGCTTCACTTCTTGCTTTAGAGATTTATTTTTATTTGGTAGAGACAATGCTATAAAAGGCGCTTTAATAGGTATGATCATAGCTTGTTTAATAGCTTTTGCTTTTATATTACAAGGGCATACTAGTAAAGTAATAGAAATATCACCAAACCTTGCTATAGGTGCTTTTTTATTTGGATTTGGAATAGTTTTTGCCGGAGGATGCGAGTGTGGTTGGATGTATAGAGCTTGCGAGGGACAAAGTCATTTTATTATAGTGGGTATTGCCAATATCATCGGTACTATGATCTTAGCTTTAAATTATGATCATTTCCCAAAAATACTAACAAATGGTATAAAAATTCATCTTTTAAATGATTTTAGTTATTTTAATGGCTTATTAATCAATTTAGCTTTGTTTGCTATTTTATTTTTGTTTGTTTTAAAATTTAAAAGATTATTCTTCCAACACAACAAAGGAAAATTATGATTATTCATTATAGTTTAAATTTAGAAGGTGAGGCATGCCCATATCCTGCTATAGCTACCATTGATGCATTAAAAGAATTAAAATCAGGTGAAGTCTTAGAAATTTTATGTGATTGCCCACAAAGTATTAATTCTATACCTCAAGATGCGAAAAATCGCGGATTTGAAATTTTAGAGATAGATCAAGATGGACCAACGCTTAGATTTTTAATTCAAAAACCTTAAAATTAGATTTGAGTATTTACTCAAATCTTTATATTTATACGATATTTTTCTATTAAATTTTCATCCAATATCACTCCTATACCCACAGCATCATTGA
The nucleotide sequence above comes from Campylobacter lari. Encoded proteins:
- a CDS encoding MotE family protein yields the protein MMKKIIFLLIFLNFVNAQQNCEQYFEARKEQMQEQIREYDEARQSLEAYRASFEALQKEKMQALEQKEADVNASLEQIKSLKEQNERILEATKQNLQVINDKTMGRITEIYAKMKDVAVAGILSEMEPDEASKILLSLDPRKISSIMAKMDPKKASDLTLLLKNLDQNASSQ
- the ccoO gene encoding cytochrome-c oxidase, cbb3-type subunit II, encoding MFSWLEKNPFFFAVAVFIVIAYAGIVEVLPDFAQNARPIEGKKPYTVLQLAGRHAYIKESCNACHSQLIRPFKSETDRYGMYSVSGEYAYDRPFLWGSKRTGPDLLRIGNFRTTDWHENHMWDPVSVVPGSIMPAYKHMFSNNANIETAYAEALTVKKVFNVPYDVENGTKLGTWEEAQAEVKAEAQVIVDQMKNQDVKDAFARGEIREIVALIAYLNSLK
- the carA gene encoding glutamine-hydrolyzing carbamoyl-phosphate synthase small subunit; this translates as MKAYIYIENDVFLSAKAFGQSGTFFGELVFNTSLTGYQEIISDPSYAGQFVVFSMPEIGIVGINDEDNESKDVFASGMIIRELNEDYSNFRANDSLSAYLKKHEKIGLCEIDTRFLVKMIRDQGNLRAVISTEIKDKEELKKMLLSSAKIDEVNYVAQVSTKSSYKHSKGAWDHSNKAYENVKANGKKVAVIDYGVKENILNELVSVGLEVEVFPYNTKAKDLIDLYQKGKIHGVFLSNGPGEPKILKDEIAEIKKLAEAKIPMLGICLGHQLLSNAFGYETYKMKFGQHGANHPVINLTNNTVEITAQNHNYNIPEEIAEVATITHRNLFGDNVEGVRYKNYPIISVQHHPESSSGPHESKYIFKEFLELL
- the ccoN gene encoding cytochrome-c oxidase, cbb3-type subunit I, whose amino-acid sequence is MHPGNALNYDYTVAKYFMFATLLFGVIGMAIGTLIAFQMAYPDLNYLAGEYGTFSRLRPLHTSGVIFGFMLSGIWATWYYIGQRVLKVSMAESSFLMFIGKLHFWLYMITMIIAVITLFAGVSTSKEYAELEWPLDILVVLVWVLWGVSIFGLIGIRREKTLYVSLWYYIATFLGIAMLYLFNNMAVPTYFVSGMGDWWHSVSMYAGTNDALVQWWYGHNAVAFVFTVGIIAQIYYFLPKESGQPIFSYKLSLFAFWGLMFVYLWAGGHHLIYSTVPDWMQTMGSVFSIVLILPSWGSAINILLTMKGEWSQLRESPLIKFMILASTFYMFSTLEGPILSIKSVNALAHFTDWIPGHVHDGTLGWVGFMTMAALYHMVPRMFKRELYSKSLMEAQFWIQTTGIVLYFSSMWIAGITQGMMWRATDEYGNLLYTFIDTVEAIIPYYWIRAVGGLLYLVGFFMFVYNIYKSISVGRVLDKEPKSASPMAA
- a CDS encoding flagellar FliJ family protein, with the translated sequence MKSKYSSVIKLRKQQLDKAEANLTRTRQKLLLCEEEFKEALKTCESLTLADKGSVALLRSSLKMQEIAREGKQRIKQKLDLTKKELAHHQHLYKKAHLEFEKIKVLENEELKKIQKALQKEEEKFIDELAITRHFNKDK
- a CDS encoding adenylosuccinate synthase; its protein translation is MSKADIVVGIQWGDEGKGKIVDKLCENYDYVCRSAGGHNAGHTIWVDGIRYALHLMPSGVLNKQCINVIGNGVVVNPDVLISEMAQFENLEGRLFISDRAHLNLNHHALIDQARERLKGDKAIGTTGKGIGPSYEDKISRNGHRVGELLEPEKLCENLMKDFELKKTYFDVLGIAMPSYDEILKDLKRFKEVLAPYITDTTRMLWKALDEDKKVLLEGAQGSMLDIDHGTYPYVTSSTTISAGALSGLGLNPKEIGKVIGIVKAYTTRVGNGAFPSEDLGEDGEKIGLIGKEIGVSTGRKRRCGWFDAVAVRYTARLNGLDTLSLMKLDVLDGFESVKICKAYEYKGQEIDYVPCDLENAKPIYEVMEGWDKVAGIRDYDLLPENAKKYIKRLEELSGVRVGYISTSPEREDTIIL
- a CDS encoding sulfite exporter TauE/SafE family protein — translated: MSLDFIALASIAFLSSFGHCYGMCGGFVLAYTQLSKQIKLPFFLLIFSYHLSRIFAYVCLGIFFGVFGSLLSFSEFSKGIMFFIIGIFMITLALALIFKGKFLSFFENSLFFECVIKKNISRLIQQKSFKSTLFLGFLNGFVPCGLVYFYIAFGMSVQSVYLSALIMLVFGFSTLPALIFLAYFSKTLNEKFQKIASLISYILIFCYGVYFSYIGFVFTR
- a CDS encoding DUF4006 family protein, encoding MENSNRCVFSLSGVSGMLIATILLLSILAGLTILGLKTQQDVMQKPYKIENAEQIKMFDSKREEHIIIKE
- a CDS encoding DUF507 family protein — protein: MRIKPAHIPYIANKIILDLMHSSFVKIKDDSQKLLKTAKEIIEIDVLNERKLDEKAKEILESQEDEIEFMQIDRKSMFWMIKKKLANEFKFMLDSEDRYNNLSHKILENLVEEDLINYNVSENRVKNLIFSSIMSYLKEYENLEDLVYEKISNYKRKLIPGSEEYELVFEKLYQEELRKKGLL
- a CDS encoding cytochrome c oxidase, cbb3-type, CcoQ subunit; translated protein: MDLELIRELQAYGFFALVVFLVVVLYSYWFHLYRSEKTGRRNYEKYADLALHDEIGDRVLEQNKRSA
- the yedE gene encoding selenium metabolism membrane protein YedE/FdhT, with translation MHSFKQSFFINFWDNSKGMIILGILSAIYFGIFGSVWAVTGEMTRWGGEILEFFGMDLSSYTYYQKQNLSGSPLTRIDGIMLIGMFIGCLVAAFLANKFKWRLPASKIRIFQAIIGGILSGFGARLAFGCNLANFFTGLPYFSLHTWVFTLFMILGIYLGVKVCNLALFKPKAKLQRVCKENQKLKTQNKISKIYFYIGLGVFIIFIIYVVFILQKQNIDIKNKESFFPLALIFGFVFGFIISRAQICFTSCFRDLFLFGRDNAIKGALIGMIIACLIAFAFILQGHTSKVIEISPNLAIGAFLFGFGIVFAGGCECGWMYRACEGQSHFIIVGIANIIGTMILALNYDHFPKILTNGIKIHLLNDFSYFNGLLINLALFAILFLFVLKFKRLFFQHNKGKL
- the ccoP gene encoding cytochrome-c oxidase, cbb3-type subunit III produces the protein MQWLNLQDNVNLLSFIGAILIILITLVVVGKLFKSMKEEKSQGELSEHSWDGIGEYKNPIPLGWAVVFFLAIVWCIWYFLWGYPLNSYSQIGQYNKEVQAHNEKFAQKFANLSNEDKQEMGKNIFLVQCSSCHGITGDGINGKAQNLNVWGSEEGLIEVITKGSKGLNYPMGEMLSAADNGIDEADIPAIAAYVASEISAIKKTENPQLVAKGKELFVTCTVCHGEDGKGTIDGQLVAPDLTKYGSAEFVVDVLNRGKAGSIGVMPHFNNGLLNELQKEAVGEYVISLSRGE
- a CDS encoding FixH family protein; the encoded protein is MENKKTFWPYGILISLGLIVIACIVTIFIASKAPVYEDNFYFDSYQNVELNYNEIQNRQKTFDENFKLSIKDKESFMHKKNQVYYINEGQNELRIAIENLKDYDLSKLQIQTLLSRPHTNVNDENLQVRLEGSDLVFDFNIKEKGVWQILLKITQDENSVGFFKFFLQTK
- the yedF gene encoding sulfurtransferase-like selenium metabolism protein YedF, with protein sequence MIIHYSLNLEGEACPYPAIATIDALKELKSGEVLEILCDCPQSINSIPQDAKNRGFEILEIDQDGPTLRFLIQKP